In one window of Gossypium hirsutum isolate 1008001.06 chromosome A01, Gossypium_hirsutum_v2.1, whole genome shotgun sequence DNA:
- the LOC107918210 gene encoding zinc finger CCCH domain-containing protein 17: MVAATPPQQQQQQQQKKQAAVATTTVTVAGATKPSAEEEALKRNTDCVYFLASPLTCKKGSECEYRHSEYARVNPRDCYYWLNGNCLNPKCGFRHPPLDGLLGTQATTPTGSSKPSSHTAATTAPASHMPYSQGASYSSGKHAVPCIFFLKGLCIKGDRCAFLHGPTTSNKATQLAATTTASEPHLLKKTFGAVEASQSQKFPPTNVSNTVGLAPESKPSAKVKAAFTRSGTGTEKSVPSPVGLDEELPRHKATKTTSVVNGGSMGHSGWLHQPHASDEQTFHGSKDTEEFLRESSPGFDVLVDDELRDSDFYHGEDQYGGTRGHEGRNVNEYDIGRPANYDAMVDVDQEMFHDARGYDSFDNVQGNYDWDQQRASSERMPLGSSTLERRGYSRVDSPDHVEESDLRHRLSKRRRVNGLKSVVSHDNALENCEGERNYRAGSQRDSHRLPPHERSLGSRLQGRIKLPGRSVNGSDLHSEREIERGRNWGRHSPGKPQTSSQGRLRDRIKGKVEGDFNNNEGRNFGGPRIRREVTDGRNADFAGPKSLAELKVGKNSDNKQHQSLGKRRSVGDHQQIEGNLSFKGPMPLSEILKRKRQSEGAASGDGIASVNKEDVDQKQSKGSLISGSNNKEVSVTVKEANKDEESKVAATDIGITEATHGESSQPLNMSEHEADADAEDGIIGDERIEDHEVEADDQRDGEYYYEQVDEGEYNYEDENVDPEEEYIEEEDGDDFAKKLGVMFS, from the exons ATGGTAGCGGCTACGCCACCACaacaacaacagcagcagcaacagAAGAAACAGGCGGCGGTGGCGACCACAACGGTGACGGTGGCCGGGGCTACAAAGCCATCGGCTGAAGAAGAGGCTTTGAAGAGGAATACGGATTGCGTTTACTTTCTTGCTTCCCCTTTAACCTGCAAAAAG GGAAGTGAATGTGAGTATCGTCATAGTGAATATGCCCGGGTTAACCCAAGGGATTGTTATTACTGGTTGAATGGAAATTGCTTGAACCCAAAATGTGGATTTCGACATCCT CCCCTTGATGGCTTGTTGGGAACCCAAGCAACAACTCCGACTGGTTCTTCCAAGCCTTCTTCACACACAGCAGCAACTACAGCACCTGCTAGTCATATGCCTTACAGCCAGGGTGCTTCTTACAGCTCCGGCAAACATGCAGTTCCATGTATTTTCTTCCTCAAAGGGCTTTGCATTAAAGGTGACAGATGTGCTTTTTTGCATGGTCCAACTACAAGTAATAAAGCCACACAACTAGCAGCAACTACCACTGCTAGTGAGCCTCATTTATTGAAGAAGACTTTTGGTGCAGTTGAAGCATCTCAGTCACAGAAGTTTCCCCCAACTAATGTTTCCAATACTGTTGGACTAGCTCCTGAAAGTAAACCTTCTGCAAAAGTTAAAGCCGCTTTCACTAGGAGTGGTACTGGAACTGAGAAAAGTGTGCCATCTCCAGTAGGCTTGGATGAGGAACTTCCTCGACACAAAGCAACAAAAACTACTTCAGTTGTTAATGGTGGCTCTATGGGTCATTCTGGTTGGTTGCATCAGCCCCATGCTTCAGATGAACAGACTTTTCATGGCAGTAAGGACACTGAAGAATTTTTGAGGGAGTCTTCTCCTGGTTTTGACGTTCTTGTGGATGATGAGCTCAGGGATTCTGATTTCTACCATGGTGAAGATCAATATGGAGGCACTAGAGGACATGAGGGAAGGAATGTCAATGAATATGACATTGGTCGCCCTGCTAATTATGATGCCATGGTTGATGTTGACCAAGAAATGTTTCATGATGCTCGAGGCTATGATTCATTTGACAATGTGCAAGGGAATTATGATTGGGACCAGCAGAGGGCTTCATCTGAGAGGATGCCACTAGGGTCGTCTACTCTGGAGAGAAGGGGTTACTCAAGAGTTGATAGTCCTGATCATGTTGAGGAATCTGATCTTCGACATCGTTTGTCTAAGCGCAGAAGGGTTAATGGCCTGAAGTCTGTTGTCAGTCATGATAATGCCCTAGAAAATTGTGAAGGGGAACGAAATTACCGGGCTGGATCTCAAAGGGATTCCCACCGTTTACCTCCCCATGAGAGGTCCCTTGGCAGTCGTCTTCAAGGTAGAATAAAGCTTCCTGGGAGATCTGTAAATGGATCTGATTTGCATTCTGAAAGGGAGATAGAAAGAGGGCGAAATTGGGGACGACACTCACCTGGAAAGCCTCAAACCTCTTCCCAAGGGAGGCTCCGTGACAGAATAAAAGGAAAGGTGgaaggggatttcaacaataatgaagGTCGAAATTTTGGTGGCCCGAGGATCAGAAGAGAAGTAACAGATGGGAGAAATGCTGATTTTGCAGGTCCAAAAAGTCTTGCTGAGCTGAAAGTTGGGAAGAACAGTGATAATAAGCAGCATCAGTCTCTTGGAAAGCGAAGGAGTGTTGGAGATCATCAACAAATTGAAGGTAATCTTTCATTCAAGGGGCCAATGCCTCTAAGTGAGATTCTGAAGAGAAAGAGACAATCTGAAGGTGCCGCTTCTGGGGATGGTATAGCATCTGTAAATAAAGAAGATGTTGACCAGAAGCAAAGCAAGGGAAGCTTGATTAGTGGCTCCAATAACAAAGAAGTATCAGTGACAGTGAAAGAGGCGAACAAAGATGAAGAATCCAAGGTTGCAGCTACAGATATAGGAATAACGGAAGCCACTCATGGTGAATCTTCTCAACCACTCAACATGAGCGAGCACGAGGCTGATGCTGATGCTGAGGATGGGATCATTGGAGATGAGAGAATAGAAGATCATGAAGTCGAGGCAGATGACCAGAGGGATGGAGAGTATTATTATGAGCAGGTTGACGAAGGGGAATACAACTACGAGGATGAAAACGTGGACCCCGAAGAGGAATACATAGAGGAGGAAGATGGTGATGACTTTGCAAAGAAACTGGGTGTCATGTTTTCATGA